Proteins from a single region of Hermetia illucens chromosome 3, iHerIll2.2.curated.20191125, whole genome shotgun sequence:
- the LOC119650743 gene encoding cystinosin homolog isoform X1, with translation MYNLRTLLPSIVVLLTAVPIINGENNIFKFDVSTNDLTVLVGEGERWIIDQSGTLPNGYNITFIKQHPNLVDVVPPSVFIEPNDNNNSTNSYNITIFGKSPGHLVITSQSQPNETSISSNVFVRVTVANSMVIYYISLVFGWVYFVAWSVSFYPQIYENFRRKSVVGLNFDFLALNIVGFAMYSVFNAGLFWNSDIQAEYFNRYPRGLNPVLINDIFFSFHAMFATLITIGQCFIYERAEQRVSTTARSLLSLFCVVVIILAILAGTNVLHWLDFLYGCSYVKLTITLIKYIPQAVMNYRRKSTVGWSIGNILLDFTGGMLSMLQMILNGYNYDDWDSIFGDPTKFGLGLFSVCFDIFFMLQHYVFYRHTRYERIDGDDNPESGIYPGHGSPAPEEEIRAQEDFYENLGRPTV, from the exons ATGTATAACTTAAGAACATTGTTACCCAGCATTGTAGTCTTATTAACAG CAGTTCCTATAATTAATGGAGAAAATAACATATTCAAATTTGATGTGTCGACAAATGACCTTACAGTCTTGGTGGGGGAAGGTGAGCGGTGGATAATCGATCAAAG tGGAACATTGCCAAATGGATACAATATCACTTTTATAAAGCAGCATCCAAACCTAGTAGACGTAGTGCCTCCTTCAGTATTCATAGAGcctaatgataataataacagtACAAACAGCTATAATATAACCATATTTGGTAAGAGTCCTGGCCATTTAGTGATAACATCGCAATCGCAACCAAATGAAACCAGCAT atCCTCAAATGTTTTCGTTCGCGTAACAGTTGCAAATTCTATGGTGATCTATTATATATCCTTAGTTTTCGGATGGGTCTACTTCGTAGCATGGTCCGTCTCATTCTATCCgcaaatttatgaaaatttccGGAGAAAAAGCGTGGTTGGATTGAATTTTGATTTCTTAGCGTTGAATATCGTGGGATTTGCAATGTACAGCGTGTTTAACGCAGGCTTGTTTTGGAATAGTGATATACAAGCGGAATATTTCAACCGATATCCACGCGGATTGAATCCAGTATTGATAAATGATATCTTCTTTTCGTTCCATGCGATGTTTGCGACATTGATAACAATAGGACAATGCTTCATTTATGAG CGTGCTGAGCAAAGAGTATCAACAACAGCGCGTAGTTTGCTATCGCTTTTCTGTGTGGTTGTGATCATTCTTGCGATCCTGGCTGGTACAAATGTGTTACATTGGCTTGACTTCTTATATGGCTGCAGTTATGTTAAGTTGACAATTACCTTGATCAAATATATACCACAG GCTGTGATGAACTACAGACGTAAGAGCACAGTGGGCTGGAGtataggaaatattttattagaTTTCACCGGTGGAATGCTGAGCATGCTACAGATGATATTGAATGGATACAACTATG atgaTTGGGATTCAATATTTGGTGACCCGACCAAGTTTGGACTGGGTTTGTTCTCAGTATGCTTCGACATATTCTTCATGTTGCAACACTACGTGTTTTATAG ACATACACGTTATGAACGAATCGATGGCGATGACAATCCCGAAAGCGGAATATATCCTGGACACGGTTCGCCCGCTCCGGAAGAAGAAATTAGAGCGCAAGAAGACTTTTACGAAAATTTAGGCCGACCCACAGTATGA
- the LOC119650743 gene encoding cystinosin homolog isoform X2, translated as MYNLRTLLPSIVVLLTVPIINGENNIFKFDVSTNDLTVLVGEGERWIIDQSGTLPNGYNITFIKQHPNLVDVVPPSVFIEPNDNNNSTNSYNITIFGKSPGHLVITSQSQPNETSISSNVFVRVTVANSMVIYYISLVFGWVYFVAWSVSFYPQIYENFRRKSVVGLNFDFLALNIVGFAMYSVFNAGLFWNSDIQAEYFNRYPRGLNPVLINDIFFSFHAMFATLITIGQCFIYERAEQRVSTTARSLLSLFCVVVIILAILAGTNVLHWLDFLYGCSYVKLTITLIKYIPQAVMNYRRKSTVGWSIGNILLDFTGGMLSMLQMILNGYNYDDWDSIFGDPTKFGLGLFSVCFDIFFMLQHYVFYRHTRYERIDGDDNPESGIYPGHGSPAPEEEIRAQEDFYENLGRPTV; from the exons ATGTATAACTTAAGAACATTGTTACCCAGCATTGTAGTCTTATTAACAG TTCCTATAATTAATGGAGAAAATAACATATTCAAATTTGATGTGTCGACAAATGACCTTACAGTCTTGGTGGGGGAAGGTGAGCGGTGGATAATCGATCAAAG tGGAACATTGCCAAATGGATACAATATCACTTTTATAAAGCAGCATCCAAACCTAGTAGACGTAGTGCCTCCTTCAGTATTCATAGAGcctaatgataataataacagtACAAACAGCTATAATATAACCATATTTGGTAAGAGTCCTGGCCATTTAGTGATAACATCGCAATCGCAACCAAATGAAACCAGCAT atCCTCAAATGTTTTCGTTCGCGTAACAGTTGCAAATTCTATGGTGATCTATTATATATCCTTAGTTTTCGGATGGGTCTACTTCGTAGCATGGTCCGTCTCATTCTATCCgcaaatttatgaaaatttccGGAGAAAAAGCGTGGTTGGATTGAATTTTGATTTCTTAGCGTTGAATATCGTGGGATTTGCAATGTACAGCGTGTTTAACGCAGGCTTGTTTTGGAATAGTGATATACAAGCGGAATATTTCAACCGATATCCACGCGGATTGAATCCAGTATTGATAAATGATATCTTCTTTTCGTTCCATGCGATGTTTGCGACATTGATAACAATAGGACAATGCTTCATTTATGAG CGTGCTGAGCAAAGAGTATCAACAACAGCGCGTAGTTTGCTATCGCTTTTCTGTGTGGTTGTGATCATTCTTGCGATCCTGGCTGGTACAAATGTGTTACATTGGCTTGACTTCTTATATGGCTGCAGTTATGTTAAGTTGACAATTACCTTGATCAAATATATACCACAG GCTGTGATGAACTACAGACGTAAGAGCACAGTGGGCTGGAGtataggaaatattttattagaTTTCACCGGTGGAATGCTGAGCATGCTACAGATGATATTGAATGGATACAACTATG atgaTTGGGATTCAATATTTGGTGACCCGACCAAGTTTGGACTGGGTTTGTTCTCAGTATGCTTCGACATATTCTTCATGTTGCAACACTACGTGTTTTATAG ACATACACGTTATGAACGAATCGATGGCGATGACAATCCCGAAAGCGGAATATATCCTGGACACGGTTCGCCCGCTCCGGAAGAAGAAATTAGAGCGCAAGAAGACTTTTACGAAAATTTAGGCCGACCCACAGTATGA
- the LOC119650743 gene encoding cystinosin homolog isoform X3, producing MYNLRTLLPSIVVLLTAVPIINGENNIFKFDVSTNDLTVLVGEGERWIIDQSGTLPNGYNITFIKQHPNLVDVVPPSVFIEPNDNNNSTNSYNITIFGKSPGHLVITSQSQPNETSISSNVFVRVTVANSMVIYYISLVFGWVYFVAWSVSFYPQIYENFRRKSVVGLNFDFLALNIVGFAMYSVFNAGLFWNSDIQAEYFNRYPRGLNPVLINDIFFSFHAMFATLITIGQCFIYERAEQRVSTTARSLLSLFCVVVIILAILAGTNVLHWLDFLYGCSYVKLTITLIKYIPQAVMNYRRKSTVGWSIGNILLDFTGGMLSMLQMILNGYNYDDWDSIFGDPTKFGLGLFSVCFDIFFMLQHYVFYRHATKKLSESQTTTVEDLSSSTMKF from the exons ATGTATAACTTAAGAACATTGTTACCCAGCATTGTAGTCTTATTAACAG CAGTTCCTATAATTAATGGAGAAAATAACATATTCAAATTTGATGTGTCGACAAATGACCTTACAGTCTTGGTGGGGGAAGGTGAGCGGTGGATAATCGATCAAAG tGGAACATTGCCAAATGGATACAATATCACTTTTATAAAGCAGCATCCAAACCTAGTAGACGTAGTGCCTCCTTCAGTATTCATAGAGcctaatgataataataacagtACAAACAGCTATAATATAACCATATTTGGTAAGAGTCCTGGCCATTTAGTGATAACATCGCAATCGCAACCAAATGAAACCAGCAT atCCTCAAATGTTTTCGTTCGCGTAACAGTTGCAAATTCTATGGTGATCTATTATATATCCTTAGTTTTCGGATGGGTCTACTTCGTAGCATGGTCCGTCTCATTCTATCCgcaaatttatgaaaatttccGGAGAAAAAGCGTGGTTGGATTGAATTTTGATTTCTTAGCGTTGAATATCGTGGGATTTGCAATGTACAGCGTGTTTAACGCAGGCTTGTTTTGGAATAGTGATATACAAGCGGAATATTTCAACCGATATCCACGCGGATTGAATCCAGTATTGATAAATGATATCTTCTTTTCGTTCCATGCGATGTTTGCGACATTGATAACAATAGGACAATGCTTCATTTATGAG CGTGCTGAGCAAAGAGTATCAACAACAGCGCGTAGTTTGCTATCGCTTTTCTGTGTGGTTGTGATCATTCTTGCGATCCTGGCTGGTACAAATGTGTTACATTGGCTTGACTTCTTATATGGCTGCAGTTATGTTAAGTTGACAATTACCTTGATCAAATATATACCACAG GCTGTGATGAACTACAGACGTAAGAGCACAGTGGGCTGGAGtataggaaatattttattagaTTTCACCGGTGGAATGCTGAGCATGCTACAGATGATATTGAATGGATACAACTATG atgaTTGGGATTCAATATTTGGTGACCCGACCAAGTTTGGACTGGGTTTGTTCTCAGTATGCTTCGACATATTCTTCATGTTGCAACACTACGTGTTTTATAG GCATGCGACAAAGAAGCTGTCGGAGTCCCAAACGACAACCGTTGAAGATTTGTCATCGTCCACGATGAAATTCTGA
- the LOC119650743 gene encoding cystinosin homolog isoform X4 → MYNLRTLLPSIVVLLTAVPIINGENNIFKFDVSTNDLTVLVGEGERWIIDQSGTLPNGYNITFIKQHPNLVDVVPPSVFIEPNDNNNSTNSYNITIFGKSPGHLVITSQSQPNETSISSNVFVRVTVANSMVIYYISLVFGWVYFVAWSVSFYPQIYENFRRKSVVGLNFDFLALNIVGFAMYSVFNAGLFWNSDIQAEYFNRYPRGLNPVLINDIFFSFHAMFATLITIGQCFIYERAEQRVSTTARSLLSLFCVVVIILAILAGTNVLHWLDFLYGCSYVKLTITLIKYIPQAVMNYRRKSTVGWSIGNILLDFTGGMLSMLQMILNGYNYDDWDSIFGDPTKFGLGLFSVCFDIFFMLQHYVFYRADRLKLVEVPSNLEKLLVE, encoded by the exons ATGTATAACTTAAGAACATTGTTACCCAGCATTGTAGTCTTATTAACAG CAGTTCCTATAATTAATGGAGAAAATAACATATTCAAATTTGATGTGTCGACAAATGACCTTACAGTCTTGGTGGGGGAAGGTGAGCGGTGGATAATCGATCAAAG tGGAACATTGCCAAATGGATACAATATCACTTTTATAAAGCAGCATCCAAACCTAGTAGACGTAGTGCCTCCTTCAGTATTCATAGAGcctaatgataataataacagtACAAACAGCTATAATATAACCATATTTGGTAAGAGTCCTGGCCATTTAGTGATAACATCGCAATCGCAACCAAATGAAACCAGCAT atCCTCAAATGTTTTCGTTCGCGTAACAGTTGCAAATTCTATGGTGATCTATTATATATCCTTAGTTTTCGGATGGGTCTACTTCGTAGCATGGTCCGTCTCATTCTATCCgcaaatttatgaaaatttccGGAGAAAAAGCGTGGTTGGATTGAATTTTGATTTCTTAGCGTTGAATATCGTGGGATTTGCAATGTACAGCGTGTTTAACGCAGGCTTGTTTTGGAATAGTGATATACAAGCGGAATATTTCAACCGATATCCACGCGGATTGAATCCAGTATTGATAAATGATATCTTCTTTTCGTTCCATGCGATGTTTGCGACATTGATAACAATAGGACAATGCTTCATTTATGAG CGTGCTGAGCAAAGAGTATCAACAACAGCGCGTAGTTTGCTATCGCTTTTCTGTGTGGTTGTGATCATTCTTGCGATCCTGGCTGGTACAAATGTGTTACATTGGCTTGACTTCTTATATGGCTGCAGTTATGTTAAGTTGACAATTACCTTGATCAAATATATACCACAG GCTGTGATGAACTACAGACGTAAGAGCACAGTGGGCTGGAGtataggaaatattttattagaTTTCACCGGTGGAATGCTGAGCATGCTACAGATGATATTGAATGGATACAACTATG atgaTTGGGATTCAATATTTGGTGACCCGACCAAGTTTGGACTGGGTTTGTTCTCAGTATGCTTCGACATATTCTTCATGTTGCAACACTACGTGTTTTATAG AGCTGACCGTCTCAAATTAGTTGAGGTTCCATCTAATTTAGAAAAACTATTGGTTGAATAA